The following are from one region of the Prionailurus bengalensis isolate Pbe53 chromosome A2, Fcat_Pben_1.1_paternal_pri, whole genome shotgun sequence genome:
- the PRKCD gene encoding protein kinase C delta type: MAPFLRIAFTSYELGSLQAADEASQPFCAVKMKEALSTERGKTLVQKKPTMYPEWKSTFDAHIYEGRVIQIVLMRAAEEPMSEVTVGVSVLAERCKKNNGKAEFWLDLQPQAKVLMSVQYFLEDIDCKQSMRGEDEAKFPTMNRRGAIKQAKIHYIKNHEFIATFFRQPTFCSVCKDFVWGLNKQGYKCRQCNAAIHKKCIDKIIGRCTGTAANSRDTIFQKERFNIDMPHRFKVYNYMSPTFCDHCGSLLWGLVKQGLKCEDCGMNVHHKCQKKVANLCGINQKLLAEALNQVSQRPFRKSETEPVGIYQNFEKKPEISGEIVPDNGTYGKIWEGSTRCNIENFTFHKVLGKGSFGKVLLAELKGRKEFFAVKALKKDVVLIDDDVECTMVEKRVLALAWENPFLTHLFCTFQTKDHLFFVMEFLNGGDLMYHIQDKGRFELYRATFYAAEIVCGLQFLHNKGIIYRDLKLDNVMLDQDGHIKIADFGMCKENIFGEKQASTFCGTPDYIAPEILQGLKYSFSVDWWSFGVLLYEMLIGQSPFHGDDEDELFESIRVDTPHYPRWITKESKDILEKLLERDTTKRLGVTGNIKIHPFFKTINWTLLEKRAVEPPFKPKVKSPGDYSNFDQEFLNEKARLSYTDKNLIDSMDQTAFAGFSFVNPKFERLLEK; encoded by the exons ATGGCACCGTTCCTGCGTATCGCCTTCACCTCCTATGAGCTCGGCTCCCTGCAGGCTGCAGACGAGGCCAGCCAGCCCTTCTGTGCCGTGAAGATGAAGGAGGCACTTAGCACAG AGCGCGGGAAGACACTGGTGCAGAAGAAGCCCACCATGTATCCCGAGTGGAAGTCCACATTCGATGCCCACATCTACGAGGGCCGCGTCATCCAGATTGTGCTGATGCGAGCAGCCGAAGAGCCGATGTCTGAGGTGACAGTGGGTGTGTCGGTACTGGCCGAGCGCTGCAAGAAGAACAACGGCAAGGCCGAGTTCTGG CTGGACCTGCAACCCCAGGCCAAGGTGTTGATGTCTGTGCAGTATTTCCTGGAAGACATAG ATTGCAAACAGTCTATGCGGGGTGAAGACGAGGCCAAGTTCCCAACAATGAACCGCCGTGGAGCCATCAAGCAGGCCAAGATCCACTACATCAAGAACCATGAGTTTATTGCCACCTTCTTCAGACAGCCCACCTTCTGTTCTGTATGCAAAGACTTTGTTTG GGGTCTCAACAAGCAAGGCTACAAATGCAGGC AATGCAACGCTGCCATCCACAAGAAATGCATCGACAAGATCATCGGCCGGTGCACCGGCACCGCAGCCAACAGCCGGGACACCATA TTCCAGAAAGAACGTTTCAACATCGACATGCCGCACCGATTCAAGGTTTACAACTACATGAGCCCCACCTTCTGTGACCACTGTGGCAGCCTGCTGTGGGGGCTGGTGAAGCAGGGACTAAAATGTGAAG ACTGTGGCATGAATGTGCACCATAAGTGCCAGAAGAAGGTGGCCAACCTCTGTGGCATTAACCAGAAGCTCTTGGCTGAGGCGTTGAACCAAGTGAGCCAG AGACCCTTCCGGAAGTCAGAAACAGAGCCTGTTGGGATCTACCAGAATTTTGAGAAGAAGCCAGAAATCTCTGGAGAAATTGTCCCAG ACAATGGGACCTACGGCAAGATCTGGGAGGGCAGCACCAGGTGCAACATTGAGAACTTCACCTTCCACAAGGTCCTGGGCAAAGGCAGCTTTGGGAAG GTGCTGCTTGCAGAGCTGAAGGGCAGGAAGGAGTTCTTTGCGGTCAAGGCCCTCAAGAAGGACGTGGTTCTGATCGATGATGATGTGGAGTGCACCATGGTGGAGAAGCGGGTGCTGGCACTCGCCTGGGAGAATCCCTTTCTCACCCACCTCTTCTGTACATTTCAGACCAAG GACCACTTGTTCTTCGTGATGGAGTTCCTCAACGGGGGGGACCTGATGTACCACATCCAGGACAAAGGCCGCTTCGAGCTCTACCGTGCTAC GTTTTATGCAGCCGAGATTGTCTGTGGACTACAGTTTCTACACAACAAAGGGATCATTTACAG GGACCTCAAGCTGGACAACGTGATGCTGGACCAGGATGGCCACATCAAGATCGCCGACTTTGGGATGTGCAAGGAGAACATCTTCGGGGAGAAACAGGCCAGCACCTTCTGTGGCACCCCTGACTATATCGCCCCCGAA ATCCTGCAGGGCCTTAAGTACTCATTCTCCGTGGATTGGTGGTCCTTTGGAGTCCTTCTCTATGAGATGCTCATTGGTCAGTCCCCCTTCCATGGTGACGATGAGGACGAACTGTTTGAGTCCATCCGTGTGGACACACCACATTATCCCCGCTGGATTACCAAGGAGTCCAAGGATATTCTGGAGAAG CTGCTTGAAAGGGATACAACCAAGAGGCTGGGAGTGACAGGGAACATCAAAATCCACCCCTTCTTCAAGACCATCAACTGGACTCTTCTGGAGAAACGAGCCGTGGAACCGCCCTTCAAGCCCAAAGTG AAGTCCCCTGGAGACTACAGCAACTTTGACCAGGAGTTCCTGAACGAGAAGGCACGCCTCTCCTACACCGACAAGAACCTCATCGACTCCATGGACCAAACTGCATTTGCTGGCTTCTCCTTCGTGAACCCCAAATTTGAGAGACTCCTGGAAAAGTGA